A genome region from Anopheles stephensi strain Indian chromosome 2, UCI_ANSTEP_V1.0, whole genome shotgun sequence includes the following:
- the LOC118507160 gene encoding serine-rich adhesin for platelets: MSAPEDTTATAQLASDNHHQQNVVSPSAASSSSSTSSSVPAVVAAGAVTASATAAAPAAASSPLPTPTNAGSSTVTTLSAAITGPAATSAADSAAGSGSAVVPATVPANNGSNNSHVKEGAAVASNSATPDENNGSSAPADAADVANSCDSDKGPATTAATTSSPPRPNQGISPGVGVTSDSLASIEAGSTGGTSTPIAGASPASVSGGEITVTTLCGVSSLAGNINVGSAVTNGAGGGGASNSSVPVSVGTTISVRGRGDITDKNSLEYHCRMLEDELQSTKESEAKIKQQYSESQRRERILARRVAVQEQEMRDYAKQIAELKSAQAPGPAALRSALLDPAVNILFQKLKAELQATKAKLEETQNELSAWKFTPDSNTGKRLMAKCRLLYQENEELGKMTSNGRLAKLESELALQKSYNEEVKKSQLELDDFLQELDEDVEGMQGTIVFLQQELKQTKDSRDEMERELVQLRAYIAANLGPFSGSANNPTSGSTPTDERSSSMMLMMDAQDSSSNSNSHGHDAYHHPDGGGPDSIGGGGGGGSSRVGDMGGGVTPIYLVNGGGSGSGSGGSGNSDAESRLVNKSSSSGDDHDMMVYSNRTHCGGVVTNSNELRTTPTTGSGGLSVADSTNSPSTAAAAAVNGGSSAAVGSSSGGDPLVNELKDPLLPRVASSDGNGRSSSGNADSKSGGCVADVDNSVNSTNSSHSNSNAALKPHPPQQRPSNNVGRNGGRTTVAARKRNYDETEVDSAGLLQTDGSDVVSSGAAYGSDSGVDGGVLVKDVGGVSATESSASSAGGLANGKLTLNVADGSHLAEQQQPDVEPNINKRMTRSGKGKATIAPATASVLSSSTSTSSPSSSSSSVSASNVLMTSAAKKLRRGSIAPDDEVDPLSDAHPAPQQQQQQQQQQQTQQPQQQTISSANGSN, encoded by the exons ATGAGTGCCCCTGAAGACACCACTGCAACCGCACAACTTGCTTCCGATAACCATCACCAGCAGAATGTTGTGTCACCGTCAGCAGCCTCTTCATCCTCCTCCACATCCTCGTCTGTAccggcagtagtagcagcaggtGCAGttacagcatcagcaacagcagcagcccccGCCGCCGCATCATCACCACTCCCAACACCAACAAATGCCGGATCGTCCACAGTTACCACGCTGAGTGCAGCGATAACAGGGCCGGCAGCCACATCAGCAGCAGATTCAGCTGCCGGAAGCGGTAGTGCTGTTGTGCCAGCCACTGTTCCCGCCAATAACGGAAGCAATAACAGTCACGTCAAAGAAGGTGCTGCGGTTGCCAGTAACAGCGCTACACCGGACGAAAACAACGGGAGCAGTGCTCCTGCCGATGCTGCAGATGTGGCAAACAGCTGCGATTCCGATAAGGGACCAGCGACGACAGCGGCCACCACGTCCAGCCCGCCCCGACCCAATCAAGGAATATCTCCTGGTGTCGGTGTCACGTCGGATAGTCTGGCTTCGATAGAAGCGGGCTCAACCGGTGGCACTTCAACACCGATCGCGGGAGCATCCCCAGCATCTGTGTCAGGAGGAGAGATCACTGTAACGACGTTATGTGGTGTTTCATCGTTGGCTGGTAACATTAATGTCGGCTCAGCGGTTACAAATGgagcaggtggtggtggtgcaagtAATTCAAGCGTACCTGTATCAGTAGGTACCACGATCTCGGTTCGTGGGCGCGGCGATATAACCGACAAAAACTCGCTGGAATACCACTGCCGGATGCTGGAAG ATGAGCTACAGTCCACGAAGGAATCCGAAGCAAAGATCAAACAACAGTACAGCGAGTCTCAGCGTCGGGAGCGCATCCTTGCACGCCGCGTTGCGGTTCAGGAGCAGGAAATGCGTGACTATGCG aAACAAATAGCGGAACTTAAGTCTGCCCAGGCACCGGGTCCGGCGGCATTGCGTTCGGCGTTGCTGGATCCTGCGGTTAATATACTCTTTCAGAAGCTTAAGGCGGAACTACAGGCGACCAAGGCGAAGCTGGAGGAAACACAGAACGAGCTGTCGGCGTGGAAATTCACGCCCGACTCGAACACCGGCAAACGGCTGATGGCCAAATGTCGATTGCTCTACCAGGAGAATGAAGAGTTGGGTAAAATGACTTCAAACGGTCGACTGGCGAAGCTTGAGAGTGAGTTGGCACTGCAGAAGAGCTATAATGAGGaggtgaaaaaatcacaacttg AGTTGGATGACTTTCTGCAAGAACTGGATGAAGATGTCGAGGGCATGCAGGGTACGATCGTGTTTCTACAACAGGAACTGAAACAGACGAAGGATTCGCGGGACGAAATGGAAAGGGAGCTCGTACAGCTACGCGCCTACATTGCCGCTAACCTGGGTCCCTTCTCCGGCAGCGCTAATAACCCAACCAGCGGTAGCACACCCACGGACGAGCGCAGTTCctcgatgatgctgatgatggatGCGCAGGAcagcagcagtaacagcaACAGCCATGGCCACGATGCCTACCATCATCCGGACGGTGGCGGTCCGGACAgcattggtggtggtggcggcggcggcagcagcagagtTGGTGATATGGGTGGTGGTGTTACCCCGATCTATCTAGTGAACGGTGGTGGCAGTGGCAGTGGCAGTGGTGGTAGCGGCAACTCCGACGCTGAAAGCAGACTGGTGAATAAAAGTTCAAGTAGTGGTGATGATCACGATATGATGGTGTACAGCAATCGGACGCACTGTGGTGGCGTAGTTACGAATAGCAATGAGTTACGAACTACACCGACAACTGGTAGCGGCGGATTGTCTGTCGCCGACAGCACCAACAGTCCcagcactgctgctgctgcagcagtgaATGGTGGTTCGTCTGCAGcagtcggcagcagcagcggtggtgACCCGTTAGTTAATGAACTGAAAGATCCGCTGTTGCCTCGTGTTGCTAGTAGTGATGGCAACGGCCGATCTAGTAGCGGTAATGCGGATAGCAAAAGTGGAGGTTGCGTTGCCGATGTCGACAACAGTGTGAATAGTACTAACAGTagccacagcaacagcaatgcTGCGCTGAAACCACATCCGCCGCAACAGAGACCGAGCAACAACGTTGGTCGGAATGGTGGACGAACAACAGTGGCCGCTAGGAAGCGCAATTACGATGAAACCGAGGTTGATTCGGCAGGGCTGCTGCAAACCGACGGTAGTGATGTTGTCAGTAGTGGTGCCGCTTACGGAAGCGACAGTGGTGTTGACGGTGGTGTGCTAGTGAAGGACGTTGGTGGTGTTAGTGCGACCGAAAGTAGTGCTAGTAGTGCTGGTGGTTTGGCAAACGGCAAGCTAACGCTGAACGTCGCCGACGGTTCTCACCTGGcggaacagcaacaaccggACGTCGAACCGAACATCAACAAGCGCATGACACGATCGGGTAAGGGTAAAGCGACCATCGCCCCAGCAACTGCATCCGTTTTGTCCAGTTccacctccacctcctccCCATCCTCCTCTTCATCATCCGTCTCCGCTTCGAACGTGTTAATGACAAGTGCGGCAAAAAAGCTCCGAAGAGGTTCCATCGCTCCGGATGACGAAGTTGATCCGTTGAGTGATGCGCATCCTgcgccacagcagcagcagcagcagcagcaacagcagcagacacAGCAACCACAGCAACAAACGATATCGTCGGCTAACGGTTCGAATTAG
- the LOC118507164 gene encoding nuclear pore complex protein Nup75, which yields MASKECASDIKVPNTLGQQLGLNIAWITDQQFGCYAYGGKEKRESATTKTLSSVDVNMVGADFIFEEPTIRAMVTEGSRVFYRLQRLRYDVTENPAKPIDYVKISQKYRSIVRRGLQAMNQQVSELSDDDASLEAYRNLISLFYSIECTWHLLEFLVIDSNSSGAIVSSLLEWIRFHFPEPERAATEMLQSGRELDKQEEYWPVVKGLILQGQTTIARALLRVHTSSETHCFQVAEQLLQSIPIYSVYSGLSVHRYKTQWQCWCDNVRTLVAAGNFAAEPKLEELLRLVSGERKAWSEQLRSSTCWYEYFPGYLLYTDSSCKYYQLGQYANDWIAQFLTNWRAAPANASSERQFKFLDKLVLSVMENNLVSVLQQVQLFPDNRWFAVHIVDLLYHAGLLEMNAADEDENTSPSKQQSPRGVGDVSDGKMVRESLLFDYGSLLMSHSTFWQIGMDYLEFSSTEGLGAREALLARVPFQTERQADRIIAVARQNGYPEVVAEVCKVMTKRSLAHKNYSSALDWATRSRDSSYVRDVANIFLEHYCNHGELLCEQQVSHLGSKVFISSRLVFLGAYYDFRRFYRERSYDKAADLLVRLMDSKIMPSYFWPCLMADAVPLLEFSEPIIPSKETYTILEHLEMDLVPMLEQRRKKKRSSSEQDIDMNMEQDVTDREAAKDHDQTALLPKFYSNLLNNCTEDLVKILRLACARNLSRALIIENTDPANNK from the exons ATGGCATCGAAAGAGTGTGCATCCGATATT AAGGTACCCAACACGCTGGGGCAACAGTTGGGACTGAACATAGCTTGGATTACGGATCAGCAGTTTGGATGCTATGCATACGGTGGTAAAGAAAAACGCGAAAG CGCTACGACTAAAACCCTTTCGTCTGTTGATGTTAACATGGTCGGTGCCGATTTCATCTTCGAAGAACCCACGATACGAGCGATGGTAACGGAAGGCAGTCGAGTGTTTTACCGGCTGCAGCGGTTGCGGTATGACGTTACCGAAAATCCCGCCAAACCAATCGATTACGTGAAAATATCGCAGAAATATCGTTCCATCGTGAGAAGGGGTTTACAGGCGATGAACCAGCAGGTCAGCGAGCTGTCGGATGATGATGCTTCTCTGGAGGCGTACCGAAACCTTATAAGCTTGTTCTATTCGATCGAATGTACTTGGCATTTGCTAGAGTTTCTGGTTATCGATAGCAACTCGTCGGGTGCGATCGTTTCGTCGCTGCTAGAATGGATTCGGTTCCATTTTCCCGAACCGGAGCGTGCTGCTACCGAGATGCTGCAGAGTGGACGAGAGCTGGACAAGCAGGAAGAGTACTGGCCCGTCGTGAAAGGCCTGATACTGCAGGGACAAACCACGATTGCTCGGGCGTTGTTACGCGTGCACACAAGTTCCGAAACGCACTGCTTCCAGGTGGCGGAACAGTTGCTCCAATCCATACCGATATACAGCGTGTACAGTGGGCTGTCGGTTCACCGGTACAAAACGCAATGGCAGTGCTGGTGTGACAATGTGCGCACGCTGGTTGCGGCTGGTAATTTTGCCGCCGAGCCGAAGCTGGAGGAACTATTGCGGCTAGTGAGCGGTGAACGGAAAGCGTGGTCCGAACAGCTTCGATCGTCCACGTGCTGGTATGAATATTTTCCCGGCTACCTACTCTACACCGATTCCAGCTGTAAGTACTATCAACTGGGTCAGTACGCCAACGATTGGATCGCCCAGTTTCTGACGAACTGGAGGGCTGCACCGGCAAACGCGTCTAGCGAACGACAGTTTAAGTTCCTTGACAAGCTCGTCCTCTCGGTGATGGAGAATAATCTTGTGAGCGTGCTGCAACAGGTGCAACTGTTCCCGGACAATCGTTGGTTCGCGGTGCACATTGTCGACCTGCTGTACCACGCGGGTCTGCTGGAGATGAATGCCGCCGACGAGGATGAGAACACATCACCCTCAAAGCAGCAATCGCCTCGCGGAGTTGGCGATGTTTCGGACGGAAAGATGGTCCGGGAATCGTTGCTGTTCGATTACGGCAGCTTGCTGATGTCGCACAGCACCTTTTGGCAAATCGGCATGGACTATTTGGAATTTTCCTCTACCGAGGGTTTGGGCGCCCGGGAGGCTCTGTTGGCACGTGTTCCGTTTCAAACCGAGCGTCAAGCTGATCGAATAATTGCCGTTGCACGCCAGAACGGCTATCCCGAGGTAGTGGCGGAGGTTTGTAAGGTCATGACGAAGCGCAGCCTCGCACACAAGAACTACAGCAGTGCGCTCGACTGGGCGACTCGCTCCCGGGATAGTTCGTACGTCCGCGATGTGGCGAACATATTCCTCGAACACTACTGCAACCACGGCGAGCTGTTGTGCGAGCAGCAGGTCTCTCACCTTGGGTCAAAAGTTTTCATCTCATCCCGGCTGGTGTTCCTGGGGGCTTACTACGATTTCCGTAGATTCTACCGAGAGCGTTCATACGACAAAGCGGCAGACCTGCTGGTGCGCCTGATGGACTCAAAGATCATGCCATCGTA CTTTTGGCCGTGCCTAATGGCAGACGCCGTACCACTGCTGGAGTTCAGCGAACCGATCATCCCGTCAAAGGAAACGTATACTATCCTAGAGCACCTGGAGATGGACCTCGTGCCGATGCTCGAACAGCGTCGAAAGAAGaaacgcagcagcagcgaacaGGACATCGATATGAACATGGAGCAGGATGTAACCGATCGCGAAGCGGCCAAAGATCACGATCAAACAGCATTACTGCCGAAGTTTTATTCCAATCTGTTGAACAATTGCACGGAAGATTTGGTTAAAATATTGCGCCTGGCGTGTGCTCGCAATCTATCCCGCGCACTTATTATCGAGAACACTGATCCAGCAAATAATAAATAG
- the LOC118507157 gene encoding MRG/MORF4L-binding protein-like isoform X2: MSTVLREKQEIEHSEWSPEEEVQLFLAMEGAKPVGINKHFYMACIVERLSKSLQREIASDAVWSHLRTIYNLKALDELEPMPFLNEECDFCLPESEFSAAFAKRRLEDSERGTTATVPGEHDSKKVETKPETSITKPCASRTPVPSARQDGKDGEKEDKDTKDRGEVGTGKIKLKSCDNVGGHDVGPKRSQKRTRGSMSTEASLSNASSPANTPPNGPNTKRRRI, translated from the exons ATGTCGACGGTTTTACGCGAGAAACAAGAAATAGAACATTCAGAGTGGTCACCGGAAGAGGAAGTGCAACTTTTTCTAGCCATGGAAGGTGCGAAACCGGTCGGAATAAACAAACACTTCTACATGGCTTGCATTGTGGAACGCTTGTCAAAATCACTGCAGCGAGAAATAGCAAGCGATGCCGTCTGGTCCCACCTTCGAACGATTTACAACCTGAAAGCATTGGACGAGCTGGAACCGATGCCCTTTCTCAACGAGGAGTGTGATTTCTGTCTGCCGGAATCGGAATTCAGTGCTGCTTTTGCGAAACGCCGACTGGAAGATTCCGAACGCGGTACAACCGCTACGGTACCAGGCGAGCACGATTCGAAGAAGGTTGAAACAAAGCCGGAAACTTCGATTACGAAACCGTGTG CTTCCAGAACGCCTGTACCATCAGCTCGGCAGGATGGTAAAGATGGGGAAAAGGAAGATAAAGACACTAAGGACCGTGGTGAAGTAGggacgggtaaaataaagcttAAGAGCTGTGATAACGTCGGAGGGCACGACGTTGGACCGAAACGGTCACAGAAACGGACCCGCGGATCAATGTCCACCGAGGCAAGTCTTTCCAATGCCTCGAGTCCAGCCAACACGCCGCCAAATGGTCCAAATACGAAGCGTCGACGAATCTAG
- the LOC118507157 gene encoding uncharacterized protein LOC118507157 isoform X1: protein MEESRDIDYTRLREEVNLELVNAIALLKLVKDKEFCNEAENQLARLKDVMMEDKRFRISTLQEFKKIIRKGVQKTVSKLVLENPTQRINSGIYGSNTLYNVPNVEATSYFNSPTHCYSPNDRFVTNPEQRLALKYPRKKICKPYYDGTTNTSGEMSVSQNSLFKRRHELIVPQPQPTTYGEYRRMAQYQNYLRTQNMIQTVTVNRVSINDYKPPQCSQPNDYNASASKQFINSAQHSAQIDSCESNSATNSAKLYKSNDNNSEEAQNESSINVEPVLSETSAKTNQQQSDDDGLVTATKAMKQHSAKVNSVTSTVTTTQQQSVNEDSLTAAKTSHHPSDHVDEDPVHDSGTSNTTTTLLTANAEKQKPLKPKSKGNHRELHDLLSYTTEIFPKLIANRTKSVCAEEEINMQLLRKFGITKRVQIVLERVNMCPIVLEHEEPGQIAQRTRSKSIDTRKCLGDLDAKSRKLEPVPNKISHRRESKALDVKAITSTTSVQNKISHRRESKSLDVKKLTAATSTSLKASKQTARKSSSKPHKTVHAVATSIKKAKEVKPVIENDSTEMSRKRRKPSSSPPPSSAKRSRSVTKDSKNLHKEAEKLRNVAEQSDEDDESTTLSPSEDLNHDVKPNNDPDVHCRSDYMEKCCLCSYNGELMVHHYVYNHPKKAVYISRVAPEQARLIRADPLGISGRKAISRYGDQEIIVFRCHFCDLRLSESQELWLDHISKHTGEYRYKCMLCPTFARLPVDRVPHHSICTNPSMQLWHTYGFQENHLYAYMCNVCNFVQVLSVNMMRHIREDHPEAGSSKIGYTKFSLVNFSLQDDEADLPYGAMKLEPILDDTNIILPENIKEEVELMSAEDSQTDPLQAVEQEQPPFVQPETVLIKQENFTDSHDECETNAFESIDENGTDVMTTVSASAPQETEGSLSSRVRVKRLPGDVLSAETEGKGLAKVLKTTVPVNHSLPLNIHNNQMKHLTGAALNTGIQSNKLENVPKSTNQVNHSPKPQAINHQLQRSIALSPKSVCSGNGQRQLSLAASMVLLKPWSVTNGGYSGKILSKKLTVPFLIAPYKCTAFDCGFYTDKMQIICTHLQSHQKTASMHPTLSESPWLECCYCDHVGTNVFTLLQHVQTVHKDCGYQCDRCCYRSRDASNVRVHQRNYHSEHDAEVKILCIPNRQKAFELKDNDIIVNELRSNVKALKCSICTSKKFYDLNEYRKHIISHNMSYMACHVCDDLLPPRELIDHIHAHNIYMFQCVYCAFGSSDMRNIKKHVADKHPERLLCFHVRTSKPNVPSFIRVQEKISPDRFVHFKTG, encoded by the exons ATGGAAGAATCTCGTGACATTGACTATACCCGATTGCGAGAGGAAGTCAATCTAGAGCTGGTTAATGCAATTGCTTTGTTAAAGCTAGTAAAAGATAAGGAGTTTTGTAATGAGGCAGAAAATCAGTTAGCAAGACTGAAAGATGTGATGATGGAGGACAAAAG ATTTAGAATATCCACTTTGcaagagtttaaaaaaatcatcagaAAAGGGGTGCAAAAAACTGTCTCCAAATTAGTGCTGGAAAATCCCACTCAACGAATTAATAGTGGTATTTACGGGTCAAATACACTGTACAATGTACCGAATGTGGAGGCAACAAGTTATTTCAATTCGCCAACTCATTGCTATTCACCTAATGATCGATTTGTTACGAATCCAGAGCAAAGACTAGCGTTAAAATATCCTAGGAAGAAAATTTGCAAACCCTACTATGACGGTACTACTAATACTTCCGGAGAAATGTCAGTGTCCCAGAATTCATTGTTCAAGCGAAGACATGAATTGATTGTTCCACAACCACAGCCAACAACATATGGTGAATATAGAAGGATGGCGCAGTATCAAAATTATTTGAGAACTCAAAACATGATTCAGACTGTAACAGTTAACCGAGTCTCCATAAACGATTATAAGCCACCCCAGTGTAGCCAGCCCAACGATTACAATGCCAGTGCATCGAAACAATTCATCAACAGTGCCCAACATTCAGCCCAAATCGATAGTTGTGAGTCAAATTCAGCAACTAATTCCGCCAAATTGTATAAGTCTAACGACAATAATAGTGAAGAAGCTCAAAACGAAAGCAGCATAAATGTTGAGCCCGTTTTGTCCGAGACTTCTGCTAAAACCAACCAGCAACAAAGTGATGACGATGGGTTAGTGACAGCCACTAAAGCCATGAAACAGCATAGTGCAAAAGTAAACTCCGTGACATCCACAGTTACAACCACCCAACAACAAAGTGTTAATGAAGACTCACTGACAGCCGCTAAAACCAGCCATCATCCAAGTGATCATGTAGATGAAGATCCAGTGCACGATTCTGGAACCAGTAACACTACCACTACTCTCCTTACCGCAAAtgctgaaaaacaaaaaccactcaAACCGAAAAGTAAAGGAAATCACCGTGAACTGCATGATCTACTTTCATATACAACGGAAATTTTTCCGAAGTTAATagcaaacagaacaaaaagtGTCTGTGCTGAAGAGGAAATCAATATGCAACTATTACGAAAATTTGGTATTACTAAAAGAGTGCAAATAGTATTAGAACGAGTAAATATGTGTCCGATTGTTTTGGAACATGAAGAACCTGGACAAATTGCACAACGCACTCGGAGCAAATCAATCGATACCAGGAAATGTTTGGGAGATTTAGATGCCAAATCTAGAAAACTCGAGCCAGTTCCGAATAAAATAAGTCATCGTCGAGAATCAAAAGCACTAGATGTGAAAGCAATTACATCAACAACTTCAgtccaaaacaaaatttcTCATCGCCGAGAATCAAAATCTCTGGATGTAAAGAAGCTAACGGCGGCAACATCAACTAGCCTCAAAGCTTCAAAACAAACTGCACGTAAATCTTCATCAAAACCACATAAAACTGTACATGCAGTAGCAACTAGTATCAAAAAAGCAAAGGAAGTAAAACCAGTGATTGAAAACGATTCTACCGAAATGtcaaggaaaagaagaaaaccttCTTCCAGTCCTCCACCATCTTCCGCTAAGAGATCTCGTTCAGTCACAAAAGATTCAAAGAATTTGCACAAAGAGGCCGAAAAGTTGCGCAACGTGGCCGAGCAGTCGGACGAAGATGACGAATCGACCACACTATCGCCAAGCGAGGACTTGAATCATGATGTGAAGCCTAACAATGATCCGGATGTACATTGTCGCAGTGATTACATGGAGAAATGTTGTCTCTGTTCGTACAACGGAGAGCTGATGGTTCATCATTATGTGTATAATCATCCAAAGAAGGCTGTGTATATTagtcgtgttgctcccgagcAGGCCCGGCTAATAAGAGCAGATCCGTTGGGCATTAGTGGGCGCAAGGCAATTTCGCGGTATGGTGATCAGGAAATAATAGTATTTCGATGCCACTTTTGTGACCTACGGTTGAGTGAGTCGCAAGAGTTGTGGCTTGATCACATATCTAAACATACTGGCGAATACCGGTACAAATGTATGCTGTGTCCAACTTTTGCTCGGCTGCCGGTGGATAGAGTGCCGCATCATTCTATCTGTACTAATCCTTCCATGCAGCTGTGGCATACATACGGATTCCAGGAGAACCACTTGTATGCGTACATGTGTAACGTGTGCAACTTTGTACAGGTTCTGTCGGTCAACATGATGCGGCATATCCGGGAAGACCATCCAGAGGCTGGGTCGAGTAAAATAGGTTACACAAAATTTAGCTTGGTGAACTTCAGCCTGCAGGATGATGAAGCTGATCTGCCCTATGGTGCCATGAAGTTAGAACCCATCTTGGACGATACAAACATAATTTTACCAGAAAATATTAAGGAAGAAGTGGAACTCATGTCTGCTGAGGACAGTCAGACTGACCCGTTACAAGCCGTCGAACAGGAGCAACCGCCTTTCGTACAGCCAGAAACTGTTTTAATAAAACAGGAAAATTTTACTGATAGCCACGATGAATGCGAAACAAACGCATTTGAAAGCATCGATGAAAACGGAACTGATGTTATGACTACTGTAAGCGCTAGTGCGCCACAAGAAACTGAAGGTTCGCTGTCTAGTCGAGTTCGTGTCAAGCGTCTTCCAGGTGACGTGCTATCGGcagaaacagaaggaaaaggcCTGGCGAAAGTTTTAAAGACTACGGTTCCAGTAAATCATTCCCTCCCTCTCAATATACACAACAATCAGATGAAGCACCTAACCGGCGCTGCGCTAAACACAGGAATACAGAGTAATAAACTTGAAAATGTTCCAAAAAGTACAAATCAAGTGAATCACTCGCCCAAGCCTCAAGCAATCAACCATCAACTTCAGCGAAGCATAGCATTGAGCCCCAAAAGTGTATGCTCTGGCAATGGGCAACGTCAGCTCTCTCTCGCAGCGTCAATGGTACTTCTTAAGCCTTGGAGTGTAACAAATGGCGGTTACAGTGGGAAGATATTGTCGAAAAAATTAACTGTCCCCTTCTTGATAGCGCCATACAAATGCACAGCATTTGACTGTGGATTTTATACCGACAAAATGCAAATCATATGCACGCATTTGCAAAGTCACCAAAAAACGGCTAGTATGCATCCGACATTAAGCGAAAGTCCATGGTTGGAATGTTGCTATTGCGATCATGTTGGAACAAATGTGTTCACCTTATTGCAGCACGTTCAAACTGTGCACAAGGACTGTGGTTATCAGTGTGATCGCTGTTGCTATCGCAGCCGGGATGCCAGCAATGTCCGGGTACACCAACGGAACTATCACAGCGAACACGACGCCGAGGTCAAGATCTTATGCATACCGAATCGACAAAAGGCGTTCGAACTGAAGGACAACGACATCATTGTGAATGAGCTGCGATCCAACGTGAAGGCTTTAAAGTGTTCAA TTTGTACTTCAAAGAAATTTTATGATTTGAACGAGTATCGCAAGCACATAATATCGCATAACATGAGTTACATGGCGTGTCATGTTTGTGATGATCTTCTACCTCCTAGAGAGTTGATCGATCACATCCATGCACACAACATCTACATGTTTCAATGTGTTTATTGTGCTTTTG